One genomic segment of Aquipluma nitroreducens includes these proteins:
- the rseP gene encoding RIP metalloprotease RseP yields the protein MEIVLIKAAQLILSLSLLVIIHEFGHFMFARLFKTRVEKFYLFFDPWFSLFKVKKGDTEYGVGWLPLGGYVKISGMIDESMDKEAMKLPAQPYEFRAKKTWQRLLIMVGGVVMNFILAFVIYIGILYAWGESYLPTANVKYGIEVDSIGMKVGFQNGDKILSVANRPVEDFRKVVPTIILDKASAVQVERNGEKVDVEISDEDLALMIKNRLDMSFRIPFNYKIAKIAKDSPAKEAGLNVGDQILGMDSLKYEYNDQFKAALREHIGKKITLNVMRNNQAMAFPIVIPPSGALGIALDLNLEKIFELKTIEYSLVESIPAGINRGLSTISDYLKQFKLIFSPKTKAYESLGGFIAIGNIFPGAWSWFSFWSMTAFLSIILGVMNLLPIPALDGGHVMFLLFEMITGRKPGDKFLEYAQIAGMVVLLSLVLFANLNDIYKLFK from the coding sequence ATGGAAATAGTACTAATAAAAGCTGCTCAACTTATTCTAAGTTTATCCCTTCTAGTTATCATACATGAATTTGGGCATTTTATGTTTGCCCGGTTATTTAAAACAAGAGTTGAGAAATTCTATCTTTTCTTTGATCCATGGTTCTCTCTTTTCAAGGTTAAAAAGGGAGACACCGAATACGGCGTCGGCTGGCTACCCTTGGGTGGTTATGTCAAAATTTCCGGAATGATCGACGAATCGATGGACAAGGAAGCCATGAAATTGCCTGCCCAACCTTACGAATTTCGTGCAAAAAAAACCTGGCAGCGCCTGTTGATCATGGTTGGTGGAGTGGTCATGAATTTCATCCTGGCTTTCGTTATATACATAGGCATATTATATGCCTGGGGCGAATCGTACTTGCCAACTGCTAATGTAAAATATGGAATTGAAGTTGATTCCATTGGAATGAAAGTTGGTTTTCAGAATGGCGATAAAATTCTTTCAGTAGCAAATAGGCCTGTTGAGGATTTTCGTAAAGTAGTTCCAACGATCATTCTTGACAAAGCCTCTGCGGTTCAGGTTGAACGTAATGGGGAAAAAGTAGATGTTGAAATCTCGGACGAGGACCTTGCTCTTATGATTAAAAACAGACTGGATATGTCGTTTCGTATTCCGTTCAATTATAAAATTGCAAAAATCGCCAAGGATTCGCCAGCCAAAGAAGCAGGTCTTAACGTCGGTGACCAGATTTTGGGGATGGACAGTCTGAAGTATGAATACAATGATCAGTTTAAAGCAGCACTTCGGGAGCATATTGGAAAGAAAATCACCTTGAATGTAATGAGAAACAATCAGGCAATGGCTTTCCCCATAGTTATTCCTCCATCAGGTGCACTTGGGATTGCACTTGATCTGAATCTTGAGAAAATATTCGAATTAAAAACCATTGAATATAGCCTGGTTGAATCGATACCTGCTGGAATAAACAGAGGGCTTAGTACAATTAGTGATTATTTGAAACAATTTAAACTGATATTCTCTCCAAAAACCAAGGCTTACGAGAGTCTCGGCGGTTTTATTGCCATTGGTAATATTTTCCCTGGAGCCTGGAGTTGGTTCTCATTCTGGAGTATGACTGCATTCCTCTCAATTATTCTTGGAGTAATGAATCTTTTACCTATTCCTGCACTTGATGGAGGTCATGTCATGTTCCTTCTTTTCGAAATGATTACAGGACGTAAACCGGGTGATAAATTTTTGGAATATGCGCAAATTGCAGGCATGGTCGTACTACTTTCGTTGGTACTCTTTGCCAATTTAAATGATATTTATAAACTCTTTAAATAA
- the tatA gene encoding twin-arginine translocase TatA/TatE family subunit, with the protein MNLLIIAGVIGPQELIVVLVVVVLMFGGTKIPELMKGLGKGIKEFKNASKTDDDEPKKDSEKLEK; encoded by the coding sequence ATGAACTTATTAATTATCGCCGGTGTAATTGGACCTCAGGAGCTTATTGTTGTGTTGGTTGTGGTTGTATTGATGTTTGGCGGAACCAAAATCCCTGAATTGATGAAAGGCCTGGGAAAAGGCATAAAAGAATTCAAGAATGCTTCTAAAACTGACGACGACGAGCCAAAGAAAGACTCTGAAAAGCTTGAAAAATAA